One region of Salvia miltiorrhiza cultivar Shanhuang (shh) chromosome 3, IMPLAD_Smil_shh, whole genome shotgun sequence genomic DNA includes:
- the LOC131018575 gene encoding uncharacterized protein LOC131018575 translates to MGLEKENEEERLSEYDDSDKERSDSGDSDDLKLILGMRFEDVFQCKKALVSWSIVKGHPIHFRRVSKDQYEAYCEEPYQWRIYASIKKNERYLVVKILGQDHTCAFAIGNKQARYKWLGEEYTEVFRVRPQMCVEDFRNDVKRRFNIAVPNGRLYRAKAHALQVLRGTVQGYYNKLRSYIAELMRVDREGGFELLCGDGCQLLCAIGKDGNNQMYPIAWAVVEVENEACWRWFLSLLLEELGIRDENGFTLISDQQKNSCSELYSGSEVYYGSGSGSGSGAEFLL, encoded by the exons ATGGGTTTAGAGaaagagaatgaagaagaaagattgTCTGAATATGATGATTCTGACAAAGAGAGGTCTGATAGTGGTGACTCAGATG ATTTGAAGCTTATTCTAGGCATGCGGTTTGAGGATGTTTTTCAGTGCAAGAAAGCACTGGTATCATGGAGCATAGTTAAAGGTCATCCAATTCACTTTAGAAGGGTAAGCAAGGATCAGTATGAGGCTTATTGTGAGGAGCCTTATCAGTGGAGAATCTATGCTAGtataaagaaaaatgagagGTATTTGGTGGTGAAGATCTTGGGTCAAGATCACACATGTGCATTTGCAATTGGTAATAAGCAAGCAAGGTATAAGTGGCTTGGGGAAGAGTACACTGAGGTCTTCAGAGTTAGACCTCAGATGTGTGTTGAAGATTTTAGGAATGATGTTAAGAGGAGATTTAACATAGCTGTTCCAAATGGACGATTGTACAGGGCCAAAGCACATGCCTTACAGGTGCTTAGAGGCACTGTGCAGGGCTATTACAATAAATTAAGGAGTTACATTGCAGAGTTGATGAGAGTGGACAGAGAGGGCGGATTTGAGCTCCTGTGTGGGGATG GATGTCAGCTTTTGTGTGCCATAGGGAAGGATGGCAATAATCAGATGTATCCCATTGCATGGGCCGTAGTAGAAGTGGAGAATGAAGCTTGCTGGCGATGGTTTTTAAGCTTGTTGTTGGAAGAGCTTGGCATCAGGGATGAAAATGGATTTACTTTGATTTCTGATCAACAAAAG AATTCTTGCTCTGAGCTCTACTCTGGCTCTGAAGTATATTatggctctggctctggctctggctctggcgcAGAATTCTTGctctga
- the LOC131018576 gene encoding uncharacterized protein LOC131018576: MWEQKASKRYSDMMSDYKRNLKASTDEGREIDRPLWMSAEFWTELQAYWSQEAVQAVSQRARAIRMSEPDGPGTGINRHSLEIRLPPAAQNYSTFLRLRMREDGTFLSPRDERLDVEIRRIAVETGREDRLPEIYLEVVRPDRSRLYGTGSAGRSQVSRGSSQSTDTSMMSQQLYETRISTLEERLQAEQAAREAEREASRAEREALEQRMAQFEEFMRWSRQLP, encoded by the exons ATGTGGGAACAGAAAGCCAGCAAGAGGTACAGTGACATGATGAGTGACTACAAGAGGAATCTCAAGGCTAGTACCGATGAAGGTCGGGAGATAGATAGACCACTCTGGATGTCTGCCGAATTCTGGACAGAACTCCAGGCATACTGGAGTCAGGAGGCTGTTCAGGCCGTTTCCCAGCGAGCACGTGCGATCCGGATGTCTGAGCCCGATGGACCCGGTACAGGGATCAATAGGCAC AGCTTGGAGATTAGACTCCCCCCGGCTGCACAGAACTAtagcaccttcctccgcctccgcaTGCGCGAGGATGGAACTTTTCTGTCACCGAGGGATGAGAGACTAGAT GTGGAGATTCGTCGCATTGCTGTTGAGACTGGGCGAGAGGATCGGCTGCCTGAGATCTACTTGGAGGTCGTACGGCCCGACAGGTCCCGGCTCtacggcactggaagtgccgGTAGGAGCCAGGTTAGTAGGGGGTCTTCTCAAAGCACAGACACTTCCATGATGTCTCAGCAGctgtatgagacacggatctccacgctggaagaGCGCCTTCAGGCCGAACAAGCAGCGCGTGAGGCCGAACGAGAGGCTTCTCGAGCAGAACGTGAGGCCCTCGAGCAGCGTATGGCTCAATTCGAGGAGTTCATGAGGTGGTCACGTCAGCTACCTTGA